In Alteromonas mediterranea DE, a single genomic region encodes these proteins:
- a CDS encoding TonB-dependent receptor plug domain-containing protein: protein MNTTLSLLTKNVRGVLAASAAFSVMATAPVYAQEAEESAKAEDYEQIAVVGSRAAPRSVADSAVPIDIISDEEFKQQGATDMVSMMQTVVPSFNVNDQPINDASTLVRPANLRGMASDHTLVLVNGKRRHRSAVITFLGGGLSDGAQGPDISVIPAAALKQVEVLRDGAAAQYGSDAIAGVINFVLNDASEGGSFEARYGSYYEGDGDMIQLSGNVGLPLSENGFINLSAEYRTADDTSRSIQRDDAAALIAAGNTFVADPAQIWGSPEIKHDIKLFANAGVELSDTSEAYIFGNFAEREVEGGFYYRNPHNRGGVNDGGTNEDGEQLLLVGDLTGDMSGNCPTDIVVGDNVLENPTYINQVANNPDCFAFNEMLPGGFTPRFGGTVTDMSLVFGTKGELENDITYDVSLNLGQNEVDFAISNTINPSLGPETPFEFSPGRYTQSEQTLDIDFTKPFDVGLYEPLFVATGFQYRNESYESFAGDTASYEIGPLATQGFGIGSNGFPGLAANSQGRVSRNNIALYIDAEAYITENFMLAGALRYEDFSDFGDTTKGKIAFRWQALENIAFRGAFSTGFKAPTLGQSNVRNVTTAFGTDGQLIDRATLPPTDPVSQLKGGEQLTPEESESITFGVVADFENGLFITADYYNIELTDRISTASGIALTEEDIATLLAQGINDASSFSEISFFTNDFDTTTEGVDVVANYAMEMMGGETKFSLAYNWTSTEVDRASENISDFRIRMLEDNLPAVRYSATANHTNGDWRFLARLNYYGSIFEDHLDSALPIDKVGSEFTVDLEVAYNFTEELTVTVGAKNAFDEYPDENTQYAGIAGSLYPTTSPIGINGGFYYLRGVYTF from the coding sequence ATGAATACAACCTTGTCTTTATTGACTAAAAACGTGCGCGGCGTTCTAGCTGCATCTGCTGCGTTTTCAGTAATGGCTACAGCACCTGTTTATGCGCAAGAAGCAGAAGAAAGTGCAAAAGCTGAAGATTACGAACAAATTGCCGTCGTTGGCTCACGCGCAGCGCCTCGCTCTGTAGCTGACTCAGCGGTTCCAATTGATATTATTTCAGACGAAGAGTTTAAGCAGCAGGGTGCCACCGATATGGTATCTATGATGCAAACTGTTGTGCCGTCTTTTAACGTAAACGACCAGCCAATCAACGATGCATCGACGTTAGTTCGCCCAGCTAATCTTCGCGGTATGGCATCTGATCACACCCTAGTGTTGGTTAACGGTAAGCGTCGTCACCGTTCTGCGGTAATCACTTTCCTAGGTGGTGGTCTTTCTGACGGTGCACAAGGCCCAGATATCTCTGTTATTCCGGCAGCGGCACTTAAGCAGGTAGAAGTTCTTCGTGATGGCGCAGCAGCGCAGTACGGTTCAGATGCCATTGCAGGTGTAATTAACTTCGTACTTAATGACGCGTCAGAAGGCGGCTCCTTTGAAGCCCGTTATGGCTCATACTATGAAGGCGACGGCGACATGATTCAACTTTCTGGTAACGTGGGTCTTCCACTATCAGAAAATGGGTTTATTAACCTATCAGCCGAATACCGTACTGCCGACGATACCTCTCGTAGCATTCAGCGTGACGATGCAGCTGCGCTTATAGCGGCGGGCAACACCTTTGTTGCAGACCCTGCACAAATTTGGGGTTCGCCTGAAATAAAACACGACATTAAGCTTTTTGCTAACGCGGGTGTCGAGCTATCTGATACGTCTGAAGCCTATATTTTCGGTAACTTCGCTGAGCGTGAAGTTGAAGGCGGTTTCTATTATCGTAACCCACACAATCGTGGTGGTGTAAACGACGGCGGTACGAATGAAGATGGCGAGCAGCTACTTCTAGTTGGTGATTTAACTGGCGATATGTCAGGTAATTGTCCAACCGATATCGTAGTAGGCGACAACGTTTTAGAAAATCCTACGTACATAAACCAAGTTGCAAATAACCCAGACTGTTTTGCATTTAACGAAATGCTTCCAGGTGGTTTCACCCCTCGTTTCGGCGGTACGGTTACCGATATGTCTCTTGTTTTTGGTACTAAAGGCGAATTAGAGAACGATATCACGTATGACGTGAGTCTAAACCTTGGTCAAAACGAAGTTGATTTCGCGATTAGCAACACAATCAACCCGTCTTTAGGCCCAGAAACACCGTTCGAGTTTAGCCCTGGTCGTTATACACAATCTGAGCAAACCCTTGATATTGATTTTACCAAACCTTTCGATGTTGGTTTGTATGAGCCGCTATTCGTAGCGACTGGTTTCCAATACCGCAACGAAAGTTATGAGAGTTTTGCAGGTGATACTGCCTCTTATGAAATAGGTCCGCTGGCGACACAAGGCTTTGGCATTGGCTCAAATGGTTTCCCTGGCTTGGCGGCCAATAGCCAAGGTCGTGTGTCCCGCAACAACATCGCGCTTTACATTGATGCAGAAGCCTATATCACAGAAAACTTCATGCTAGCCGGTGCGCTACGTTACGAAGACTTCTCTGATTTTGGCGATACCACGAAAGGTAAAATTGCTTTCCGTTGGCAAGCGCTTGAGAACATCGCGTTCCGCGGTGCGTTCTCAACTGGCTTTAAAGCACCTACGCTTGGTCAAAGTAACGTACGTAACGTAACCACAGCGTTTGGTACGGATGGACAGCTAATCGACCGTGCAACACTACCACCCACTGATCCAGTATCACAGCTTAAAGGTGGTGAGCAGTTAACGCCTGAAGAGTCAGAAAGCATTACGTTTGGTGTGGTAGCAGACTTTGAAAATGGTTTATTCATTACTGCAGATTACTACAACATTGAACTTACTGACCGTATCAGTACTGCATCGGGTATTGCGCTAACTGAAGAAGATATTGCGACGCTTCTCGCGCAAGGTATCAACGATGCGTCTAGCTTCTCTGAGATTAGCTTCTTTACTAACGATTTCGACACCACTACTGAAGGTGTTGACGTTGTAGCGAACTATGCGATGGAAATGATGGGTGGTGAAACTAAGTTCTCACTTGCTTATAACTGGACGTCGACAGAAGTAGACCGTGCGTCGGAGAATATCTCTGACTTCCGTATTCGCATGCTAGAAGATAACCTTCCAGCGGTGCGTTACAGTGCGACGGCGAACCACACAAATGGTGATTGGCGCTTCCTTGCACGCTTGAACTATTACGGTAGCATCTTTGAAGACCACTTAGATTCTGCGCTTCCTATTGATAAAGTAGGTTCAGAATTTACTGTGGACTTAGAAGTGGCTTACAACTTCACTGAAGAGCTCACTGTAACCGTAGGTGCGAAAAACGCCTTTGATGAATACCCAGATGAGAATACACAGTACGCCGGTATTGCAGGTTCGTTGTATCCAACAACCTCACCAATCGGTATCAACGGTGGCTTTTATTATCTAAGAGGTGTTTACACTTTTTAA
- a CDS encoding YeaH/YhbH family protein, with amino-acid sequence MAHFIDRRLNSKGKSTVNRQRFIKRYKQQIKRAVSDAVGKRSVTDLDSGEKISIPARDISEPIFHTGRGGSRDIVHPGNDQFIAGDKIDRPPGGKGQGGGEGDASNEEEGQDEFVFSISKDEYLDLLFEDLALPNLKKNQFDKVTQYETYRAGYQTDGVPSNLDIVRSLKGSVARRIALSGSDKRKLRELEEKLAQLIDDKHDNTLAIKALEEEIDVLKAKIAQVSFIDTFDLRFKNYDKRPLPSSKAVMFCLMDVSGSMDQATKEMAKRFYILLYLFLTRTYENVDVVYIRHHTQAKEVDEQEFFYSQETGGTIVSSALKLMDEVVRERYSDGNWNIYAAQASDGDNWSDDSPQCRDLLTAKLLPATRYYAYIEITERQHQSLWREYEKVAATHDNFVCKHIQSQADIYPVFRELFKRSEQDALQGA; translated from the coding sequence ATGGCGCATTTTATTGACCGAAGGCTTAATAGCAAAGGCAAGAGCACGGTAAACCGCCAACGTTTTATTAAACGCTATAAACAGCAGATAAAACGCGCGGTATCTGATGCTGTGGGTAAACGTTCTGTAACCGATCTAGATTCTGGCGAAAAGATTAGCATTCCAGCCAGGGATATTTCTGAGCCTATTTTCCATACCGGCCGCGGTGGCAGCAGAGATATTGTACACCCTGGCAATGACCAGTTTATTGCTGGGGATAAAATTGACAGGCCGCCTGGTGGCAAAGGGCAAGGTGGTGGTGAAGGCGATGCCAGTAACGAAGAAGAAGGTCAGGACGAGTTTGTTTTTTCCATTTCTAAAGATGAATATTTAGATCTTCTTTTTGAAGACTTAGCGCTACCTAATTTGAAGAAAAACCAATTTGATAAAGTCACGCAGTATGAAACCTACCGCGCGGGTTATCAAACTGATGGCGTGCCAAGTAATTTAGATATTGTACGCTCGCTCAAAGGTTCAGTGGCAAGACGCATTGCGCTTAGCGGCAGCGATAAAAGAAAGCTTAGAGAGCTTGAAGAAAAACTGGCGCAACTTATTGATGATAAGCACGACAATACGTTAGCGATAAAAGCGCTAGAAGAAGAAATTGATGTATTAAAAGCAAAAATTGCGCAGGTGTCCTTCATCGACACCTTTGATCTACGCTTCAAAAACTATGACAAACGCCCACTTCCCTCTAGTAAAGCTGTGATGTTTTGTTTAATGGATGTCTCGGGCTCTATGGACCAAGCCACTAAAGAAATGGCAAAGCGGTTCTACATTCTGCTGTATTTATTTTTAACCCGTACTTATGAAAACGTAGATGTGGTCTATATCCGCCACCACACGCAAGCGAAGGAGGTAGATGAACAAGAGTTTTTCTACTCGCAAGAAACCGGCGGCACCATTGTTTCAAGTGCGTTGAAACTGATGGACGAAGTGGTTCGTGAGCGCTACAGCGATGGAAATTGGAATATTTACGCAGCACAGGCGTCTGACGGTGATAACTGGTCTGATGACTCGCCCCAGTGTCGCGATTTACTTACCGCCAAACTATTACCTGCCACTCGCTATTACGCTTATATCGAAATAACCGAAAGGCAGCACCAAAGTTTGTGGCGTGAATACGAAAAAGTTGCCGCTACTCACGACAACTTTGTATGTAAGCACATACAATCGCAGGCTGACATCTACCCTGTGTTCAGAGAGCTATTCAAACGCTCGGAACAAGATGCGCTGCAAGGAGCCTAA
- a CDS encoding RNA polymerase sigma factor, translating to MTRKSTVAETFLKYRSKLMRAVGSIVGADDIEDIVQEAFIKSYEAELKQEIQYERTYMLKTARNLALNHVAKAENKNKQQLDDMDILPYELVGHSLEKNVESKERFIHFCRATDTLSADVKRVFLLKKVYGMRQKEIAELVGLSESTVEKHVAKGLMMCSRYLAELSKDSASPRATATATKDISRS from the coding sequence ATGACAAGAAAGTCGACAGTAGCTGAAACCTTTTTAAAATACCGCTCTAAGCTAATGCGCGCGGTAGGTTCTATTGTTGGCGCCGACGACATTGAAGATATAGTCCAAGAAGCTTTTATAAAAAGCTACGAAGCAGAATTAAAACAAGAAATACAATACGAACGGACATATATGCTTAAAACAGCGCGTAACCTAGCGCTGAACCATGTTGCTAAAGCTGAAAATAAAAACAAGCAGCAACTCGATGACATGGATATTTTGCCTTATGAGCTTGTAGGGCACAGTTTAGAAAAAAACGTAGAAAGCAAAGAGCGCTTTATTCATTTTTGCCGAGCGACAGACACGCTGTCAGCTGATGTAAAACGCGTATTTTTGTTGAAAAAAGTATATGGCATGCGACAAAAAGAGATTGCAGAGCTTGTGGGGCTAAGCGAAAGCACCGTAGAGAAGCATGTCGCCAAAGGTTTAATGATGTGCTCTAGATATTTAGCTGAGCTTTCAAAGGACAGTGCATCCCCCCGTGCCACTGCTACCGCGACTAAGGACATAAGCCGTAGTTAA
- a CDS encoding SpoVR family protein, which yields MTADAIAKENGKPESSQRHLLSDGPDWTFPLIEEYEEHIDRIAKKFKLDTYPNQIEVITAEQMMDAYASIGMPLNYTHWSFGKKFIQTEQQYRRGQMGLAYEIVINSDPCIAYLMEENTITMQALVMAHACYGHNSFFKGNYLFETWTDASSIIDYLVFAKNYIAKCEQKYGYEDVENMLDSCHALMNYGVDRYKRPQKISLQEEKNRQEEREAYLQSQVNELWRTLPNSPHSQHKEKIRFPQEPQENLLYFIEKNAPLLEPWQREIVRIVRKVSQYFYPQKQTQVMNEGWACFWHYHILNQMYDEGLVSDRFMMEFLHSHSSVVMQPEYNSPYYSGINPYALGFSMFMDIKRVCQSPTEEDYKYLPSIAGKDWLETVHFAMENFKDESFISQFLSPKVIRDFKLFSLEDDTSQPFISVSAIHDELGYQTIKEKLSAQYNLSNLEPNIQVHNVDVRGDRSLTLRYIPQRGVPLGDSKDEVMRHLHRLWKFDVRLEQDNGDDGVDVISECKRTPQA from the coding sequence ATGACCGCAGATGCAATTGCAAAAGAAAATGGCAAACCTGAATCATCACAACGACATTTGTTGAGCGACGGCCCCGACTGGACATTTCCGCTTATCGAAGAATATGAGGAACACATCGATCGCATCGCTAAAAAGTTCAAGCTTGATACCTACCCCAATCAAATTGAGGTCATTACCGCCGAGCAAATGATGGATGCCTACGCCAGCATAGGCATGCCGCTTAACTATACCCACTGGAGCTTTGGTAAAAAGTTTATTCAAACCGAGCAGCAATACCGTCGCGGGCAGATGGGGCTTGCATACGAAATAGTCATTAACTCTGACCCCTGCATTGCCTATTTAATGGAAGAGAACACCATTACCATGCAAGCCTTAGTCATGGCCCACGCATGCTATGGACACAATTCGTTTTTCAAAGGCAACTATCTATTTGAGACATGGACTGACGCCAGCTCTATTATCGATTACTTAGTATTTGCTAAAAACTATATTGCTAAATGCGAGCAAAAGTACGGCTATGAAGACGTAGAAAATATGCTCGACTCCTGCCATGCACTGATGAATTACGGCGTTGACCGCTACAAACGCCCGCAAAAGATTTCATTGCAAGAAGAGAAGAACAGGCAGGAAGAACGCGAAGCCTACCTTCAATCCCAGGTGAACGAACTATGGCGCACACTGCCTAATAGCCCGCACAGTCAACACAAAGAAAAAATTCGTTTTCCTCAAGAGCCGCAAGAAAACCTGCTTTATTTCATTGAAAAAAACGCGCCACTTCTAGAGCCTTGGCAGCGTGAAATTGTGCGTATTGTGCGCAAAGTTTCACAGTATTTTTATCCGCAGAAACAAACCCAGGTAATGAACGAAGGCTGGGCCTGTTTTTGGCACTATCATATTTTAAACCAGATGTATGATGAAGGTTTAGTAAGCGACCGCTTTATGATGGAGTTTTTACACAGCCATTCCAGTGTGGTTATGCAGCCTGAATACAATAGCCCTTATTATTCAGGCATCAACCCTTACGCCCTTGGTTTCTCGATGTTTATGGATATCAAGCGCGTATGTCAGTCACCCACGGAAGAAGATTATAAATATCTACCGAGTATTGCGGGTAAAGACTGGCTGGAAACCGTGCATTTCGCCATGGAAAACTTTAAAGACGAAAGCTTTATCAGCCAGTTTTTATCGCCAAAAGTGATTCGTGATTTCAAGCTTTTTTCACTGGAAGACGACACCTCCCAACCCTTTATCAGCGTAAGTGCTATTCACGATGAATTAGGCTATCAAACCATTAAAGAAAAACTTTCGGCACAATACAACCTGAGCAATTTAGAGCCAAATATACAGGTACACAATGTGGATGTTAGAGGCGACCGGTCGCTAACTCTTCGCTACATTCCACAGCGCGGTGTTCCGCTAGGCGACTCGAAAGATGAAGTAATGCGTCATTTACACAGGCTTTGGAAGTTCGATGTACGTCTTGAACAAGACAATGGTGATGACGGCGTTGACGTAATATCGGAGTGTAAACGCACACCGCAGGCTTGA
- a CDS encoding FecR family protein gives MNNIRQFSSKEDIQEQACLWISRLDRGLKSEEKTELDAWLSESNAHRQALLEAASLWDDMSVLNELSGLFPQPTSRQSAKKHSVSKSAMWGIAATFLVMAIAVGVVVQRTWLDATPEFAAVSQKVQTGVGEQKNVTLADGSKMHLNTNSVVTVDFSSAVRNIVLLKGEAHFEVAHDKTRPFSVTAGNNTVTAVGTAFNMQYVDDNAFELVVTDGKVLVKDRFKASASNQSLFTKRPVADEGLLMFAGEKAKVQGKVEARESLSQNDIDDDLAWQQGMIVFKGEPLDAVLAEIGRYTPVRFHISDESLRKRRVAGYFKVGDIDGLLSALKSSFNINYEKVTDTSIELKLAES, from the coding sequence ATGAACAATATTCGCCAGTTTTCAAGCAAAGAAGATATCCAAGAGCAAGCTTGCCTTTGGATAAGCCGTCTCGATCGCGGCTTAAAAAGTGAAGAAAAAACAGAATTAGACGCGTGGTTATCCGAAAGTAACGCACACCGGCAGGCGCTGCTTGAAGCCGCAAGCTTGTGGGATGATATGTCGGTGCTGAATGAACTAAGTGGTCTATTCCCTCAACCGACGTCCCGTCAATCAGCGAAAAAACACAGCGTTTCTAAAAGCGCAATGTGGGGGATAGCGGCGACGTTTTTAGTAATGGCAATCGCCGTAGGCGTTGTGGTTCAACGCACATGGTTAGACGCTACTCCTGAGTTTGCAGCGGTAAGTCAAAAAGTACAAACCGGTGTGGGTGAACAGAAAAATGTCACTCTTGCCGATGGTTCAAAAATGCACCTAAATACTAACTCAGTGGTTACAGTGGACTTTTCGTCAGCGGTGAGAAACATTGTGCTGCTTAAGGGCGAGGCGCATTTTGAAGTCGCCCACGATAAAACGCGGCCTTTTTCTGTTACTGCCGGCAACAATACCGTTACTGCAGTGGGTACAGCGTTTAATATGCAGTATGTAGATGATAACGCTTTTGAACTCGTAGTGACCGACGGAAAAGTATTAGTTAAAGATCGTTTTAAAGCTTCAGCATCTAATCAATCGCTGTTCACAAAGCGCCCTGTTGCCGATGAAGGTTTACTTATGTTTGCGGGTGAAAAGGCTAAGGTACAAGGCAAAGTTGAAGCCCGTGAAAGTTTGTCTCAAAACGACATCGATGATGATTTAGCTTGGCAACAAGGCATGATCGTATTTAAAGGAGAGCCTTTAGACGCGGTTCTCGCTGAAATAGGCCGCTATACGCCGGTACGCTTTCATATTTCTGATGAGAGCTTACGCAAACGCCGCGTAGCCGGTTATTTTAAAGTAGGTGACATTGACGGCCTACTATCGGCGTTAAAAAGTAGCTTTAACATCAACTACGAGAAAGTCACCGACACGAGTATTGAGCTTAAACTAGCGGAGAGTTAA
- the sodB gene encoding superoxide dismutase [Fe], translated as MAFELPALPYEQNALEPHISAETLEYHYGKHHATYVTKLNGLVEGTDMENKSLEEIIKSSEGGVFNNAAQVWNHTFYWNCLSPNGGGEPTGELADAINAKWGSFADFQAAFNDKAVNNFGSSWTWLVKTADGSLDIVNTSNAETPISGDDLTPVLTVDLWEHAYYIDYRNARPKYLENFWALVNWEFASKNFA; from the coding sequence ATGGCTTTTGAACTACCAGCATTACCATACGAACAAAATGCACTAGAACCACATATTTCTGCTGAAACGCTTGAGTATCACTACGGCAAGCACCACGCTACTTATGTAACTAAGCTAAACGGCCTAGTTGAAGGTACTGACATGGAAAACAAAAGCCTAGAAGAAATCATCAAATCTTCTGAAGGCGGTGTTTTCAACAACGCAGCGCAAGTGTGGAACCACACGTTCTACTGGAATTGCCTAAGCCCGAATGGCGGCGGCGAACCTACAGGTGAACTCGCTGACGCAATTAACGCGAAATGGGGCTCATTTGCAGACTTCCAAGCTGCGTTTAACGACAAAGCAGTTAATAACTTTGGTTCAAGCTGGACATGGCTAGTTAAAACTGCTGACGGCAGCCTAGACATCGTTAATACCAGCAACGCTGAAACGCCTATTTCTGGCGATGATCTAACACCAGTACTTACTGTTGATCTATGGGAACACGCTTATTACATCGATTACCGTAACGCGCGTCCTAAGTACCTAGAAAACTTCTGGGCACTGGTTAACTGGGAATTCGCAAGCAAAAATTTTGCGTAA
- a CDS encoding Grx4 family monothiol glutaredoxin produces MDNTENQSTLDRIKQQIEENPILLYMKGSPKLPSCGFSSQASQALMSCGEPFAYVDILQNPDIRAELPKYANWPTFPQLWVEGELVGGCDIIIEMFQQNELQPLIKETAEKFKEEE; encoded by the coding sequence ATGGATAATACTGAAAATCAATCAACGCTGGATAGAATCAAGCAGCAAATCGAAGAAAACCCAATTTTGTTGTACATGAAAGGTTCTCCTAAACTACCTAGCTGTGGTTTTTCTTCACAAGCATCACAAGCGTTGATGTCGTGTGGCGAACCCTTTGCGTATGTAGATATTCTTCAAAACCCTGATATTCGCGCTGAACTTCCTAAATACGCGAATTGGCCAACATTCCCACAATTGTGGGTTGAAGGTGAGCTTGTTGGTGGTTGCGATATCATTATTGAAATGTTTCAGCAAAACGAGCTACAGCCGCTTATTAAAGAGACCGCTGAGAAGTTCAAAGAAGAAGAGTAA
- a CDS encoding PrkA family serine protein kinase: MGIFEHYQSRYEERKQEEFTIGEFLEICKEDQSAYANAAERLLKAIGEPELVDTANDPALSRIFSNRVISRYPAFSEFYGMEEAIEQIVSYLKHAAQGLEEKKQILYLLGPVGGGKSSLAERLKELMQHVPIYMLKGSPVNDHPFCLFDVKEDGDILEKEYGIPKRYLKTIMSPWARKRLHEFNGDITQFKVVRVYPSVLDQVGIAKTEPGDENNQDISALVGKVDIRRLEQYAQNDPDAYSYSGSLCKANQGLMEFVEMFKAPIKVLHPLLTATQEGNYNPTEGFSALPFDGLILAHSNESEWQAFRNNKNNEAFLDRVYIVKVPYCLRVSEEIHIYKKLLDSSELNGAPCAPDTLECLAQFTVLSRLKEPENSSLFSKMRVYDGESLKDTDPKAKSYQEYRDYAGVDEGMEGLSTRFAFKILSRVFNFDHQEVAANPVHLFYVLERQIEREQFPQETADKYLEFLKGYLIPRYVEFIGKEIQTAYLESYSEYGQNLFDRYVTYADFWIQDQEYRDPETGQLFDRASLNAELEKTEKPAGISNPKDFRNEIVNFVLRARANNAGKNPAWTSYEKLRTVIEKKMFSNTEDLLPVISFNTKGSAEEQKKHDDFVNRMTEKGYTQKQVRLLCEWYLRVRKAS; the protein is encoded by the coding sequence ATGGGTATTTTTGAACACTATCAAAGTCGCTATGAAGAGCGAAAACAGGAAGAGTTCACCATTGGGGAGTTCCTTGAAATTTGTAAGGAAGATCAAAGCGCTTATGCCAACGCTGCAGAACGTTTGCTAAAGGCTATCGGTGAGCCAGAACTAGTAGACACTGCCAACGACCCGGCACTAAGCCGCATTTTCTCAAACCGCGTTATTTCTCGTTATCCAGCTTTCTCAGAATTTTATGGTATGGAAGAAGCCATAGAGCAAATCGTTTCTTATCTTAAGCACGCCGCACAGGGACTTGAAGAGAAGAAACAAATTCTTTATTTACTCGGCCCTGTGGGCGGCGGTAAGTCCTCGCTAGCCGAGAGACTAAAAGAACTGATGCAGCATGTACCTATTTACATGCTAAAAGGCTCGCCAGTAAACGACCATCCTTTCTGTTTATTTGATGTCAAAGAAGACGGCGACATTCTAGAAAAAGAATACGGCATTCCTAAGCGCTATTTAAAAACCATCATGTCACCGTGGGCGCGTAAGCGCCTGCATGAATTTAATGGCGATATTACTCAATTTAAAGTTGTTCGGGTTTATCCTTCAGTACTCGACCAAGTGGGCATAGCGAAAACCGAGCCTGGGGACGAGAACAATCAAGATATTTCGGCGCTAGTGGGTAAGGTGGACATTCGCCGCTTAGAGCAGTATGCACAAAATGACCCTGACGCCTATAGCTACTCTGGTTCTTTGTGTAAAGCCAATCAGGGGTTAATGGAATTTGTCGAAATGTTTAAAGCGCCGATTAAGGTGCTGCATCCACTATTAACCGCCACACAAGAAGGTAACTACAACCCAACGGAAGGCTTCTCTGCCCTTCCCTTCGATGGACTAATTCTTGCCCATTCAAATGAGTCGGAGTGGCAAGCGTTTAGGAATAATAAGAATAACGAGGCATTTCTTGACCGGGTTTACATTGTAAAAGTGCCATACTGCCTGCGGGTAAGTGAAGAAATTCATATTTACAAAAAGCTCCTTGATAGCAGTGAGCTTAATGGCGCGCCCTGCGCCCCTGACACGCTAGAGTGCTTAGCACAGTTTACCGTGTTATCTCGCTTGAAAGAGCCAGAGAACTCCAGTTTGTTCTCAAAAATGCGGGTATACGATGGCGAGAGCCTGAAAGACACCGACCCAAAAGCCAAGTCTTATCAAGAATACCGCGATTACGCCGGTGTTGATGAAGGCATGGAAGGGTTATCCACCCGCTTTGCCTTTAAGATTCTATCTCGCGTGTTTAACTTCGATCATCAAGAAGTAGCAGCGAATCCGGTTCATCTGTTCTATGTGTTGGAGCGCCAAATTGAGCGGGAACAGTTCCCTCAAGAAACCGCGGATAAGTATTTAGAGTTCTTGAAAGGCTACCTAATTCCCCGCTACGTGGAATTCATTGGCAAAGAAATTCAAACGGCTTATTTAGAGTCGTATTCTGAATATGGGCAAAATCTGTTTGACCGCTATGTGACGTATGCCGATTTCTGGATTCAGGACCAAGAGTATCGCGACCCCGAAACCGGGCAGCTGTTTGACAGAGCATCGCTAAATGCAGAGTTAGAGAAAACCGAGAAGCCCGCCGGTATTAGCAACCCCAAAGACTTCCGTAACGAAATAGTAAACTTTGTGCTTCGGGCACGTGCGAATAATGCAGGCAAAAACCCTGCGTGGACAAGTTATGAAAAACTGCGCACCGTCATTGAGAAAAAAATGTTCTCAAATACGGAAGACTTATTGCCGGTGATTTCGTTTAACACCAAAGGTTCTGCAGAAGAGCAGAAAAAGCATGACGACTTCGTAAACCGTATGACCGAAAAAGGCTATACGCAAAAGCAAGTTCGACTGCTTTGTGAATGGTACCTTCGCGTACGTAAAGCGTCTTAG